In Burkholderiales bacterium, the following proteins share a genomic window:
- a CDS encoding AAA family ATPase translates to MSERIDKVVRQVGGVILGKEIQIRLALACLLARGHLLIEDIPGVGKTTLAHALATSLGLSFQRIQFTSDLLPADILGVSIYNRDSGTFQFHPGPIFTQVVLADEVNRATPKAQSALLEAMEEQQVTIDGETRTLPAPFFVIATQNPSYQVGTFPLPESQLDRFLMRIQLGYPGADAERELLSGQDRRDLLAQLGACLRFDELAELQQQAQTIHVSNALLDYVQALVNHTRASSDYANGLSPRAALALLHAARAWALMEKREHVVPEDVQAVLPGVVSHRLLSATEGRRINGFDVARQLMKQVAVP, encoded by the coding sequence ATGAGCGAGAGGATCGATAAGGTCGTCCGGCAGGTCGGCGGCGTCATACTCGGCAAGGAAATCCAGATTCGACTCGCGCTCGCGTGCCTGCTCGCGCGCGGTCACCTGCTGATCGAAGACATCCCCGGCGTCGGGAAAACGACCCTGGCCCACGCCCTCGCCACGTCGCTCGGACTGTCCTTTCAGCGCATCCAGTTCACGAGCGACCTGCTGCCTGCCGACATCCTCGGGGTGTCGATCTACAACCGCGACAGCGGCACGTTCCAGTTCCACCCGGGCCCGATCTTCACGCAGGTCGTATTGGCGGACGAAGTGAACCGTGCGACCCCGAAAGCGCAGAGCGCGCTGCTCGAGGCCATGGAGGAGCAGCAGGTCACCATCGACGGCGAGACGCGCACGCTGCCCGCGCCTTTCTTCGTCATCGCCACGCAGAATCCGTCGTACCAGGTCGGCACGTTCCCGCTGCCCGAGTCGCAACTCGACCGCTTCCTCATGCGCATCCAGCTCGGCTATCCGGGCGCGGACGCCGAGCGCGAGCTGCTGTCGGGTCAGGACCGGCGGGACCTCCTCGCCCAGCTCGGCGCGTGCCTGCGCTTCGATGAGCTCGCCGAGCTTCAGCAGCAGGCGCAGACGATCCACGTATCGAACGCGCTGCTCGATTACGTGCAGGCGCTCGTCAATCACACCCGCGCCTCGTCCGATTACGCCAACGGCCTCTCGCCCCGCGCCGCGCTCGCGCTGCTGCACGCGGCGCGGGCGTGGGCGCTCATGGAAAAGCGCGAGCACGTCGTTCCCGAAGACGTGCAGGCGGTGCTCCCCGGGGTGGTGAGCCACCGCCTGCTGTCGGCGACCGAAGGCCGGCGCATCAACGGATTCGACGTCGCCCGGCAACTGATGAAGCAGGTCGCGGTGCCCTAG
- a CDS encoding Mth938-like domain-containing protein, with protein sequence MKLHLTKAAGRNLFTGYGDGYVSVNDQRYTRPVIVAPEGEVEPWNPQSFEALTADDFDVLTARSPELVLLGTGSALRFPKPDVIRPLVTAGVGFEAMDTRAACRTYNILMAEGRQVIAAIFV encoded by the coding sequence ATGAAACTCCACCTCACCAAGGCCGCCGGCCGCAATCTCTTCACGGGGTACGGCGACGGCTACGTCTCCGTCAACGATCAGCGCTACACCCGCCCGGTCATCGTCGCGCCCGAAGGCGAGGTCGAGCCGTGGAACCCGCAGAGCTTCGAGGCGCTGACCGCGGATGATTTCGACGTGCTCACCGCGCGCTCGCCCGAGCTCGTCCTTCTCGGCACCGGCTCGGCGCTGCGGTTTCCCAAGCCGGACGTGATCCGTCCGCTCGTCACCGCAGGCGTCGGCTTCGAAGCGATGGATACCCGGGCGGCGTGCCGCACGTACAACATTCTGATGGCCGAAGGCCGCCAGGTGATCGCGGCGATCTTCGTATGA
- the alaC gene encoding alanine transaminase, with product MEEFPRIQRLPPYVFNVTGELKLSARRHGEDVIDFSMGNPDGPTPQHIVDKLIETVRRPDTHGYSVSKGIPRLRKAICNWYQKRYAVELDPDSEAIVTIGSKEGIAHLALATLDRGDIVLVPNPSYPIHIYGPVIAGADIHHVPMHSGVDFFEELEQAIRDTYPKPKMLIVNFPSNPTAQCVDLAFFERLIAIAREHHIYVVHDLAYADIVFDGYQAPSILQVPGARDVAVEFFTMSKSYNMAGWRVGFMVGNRELVTALARMKSYHDYGTFTPIQVASIVALEGPQECVEDVRMSYQRRRDVLCSGLHACGWNVEVPRATMYVWAPIPEQYKAMGSLEFSKKLLVEAKVAVAPGVGFGHYGDGHVRFAMIENEARTRQAVRGIKEMFRKDGLL from the coding sequence ATGGAAGAATTCCCCCGCATTCAGCGCCTGCCGCCGTACGTCTTCAACGTCACCGGCGAGCTCAAGCTCTCGGCCCGGCGTCACGGCGAGGACGTGATCGATTTCTCGATGGGCAACCCCGACGGGCCGACGCCGCAGCACATCGTCGACAAGCTCATCGAGACCGTCAGGCGCCCCGACACCCACGGCTACTCGGTATCCAAGGGAATACCTCGGCTGCGCAAGGCGATCTGCAACTGGTACCAGAAGCGCTACGCGGTCGAGCTCGATCCCGATTCCGAAGCGATCGTCACCATCGGCTCCAAGGAGGGCATCGCCCACCTCGCGCTCGCGACGCTCGACCGCGGCGACATCGTGCTCGTGCCGAACCCGAGCTATCCCATCCATATATACGGCCCGGTGATCGCGGGCGCGGACATCCACCACGTTCCGATGCATTCTGGCGTGGATTTCTTCGAAGAGCTCGAGCAGGCGATACGCGACACGTATCCCAAGCCCAAGATGCTCATCGTGAACTTCCCGAGCAATCCGACGGCGCAGTGCGTCGACCTCGCGTTCTTCGAGCGCCTGATCGCGATCGCGCGCGAGCACCACATCTACGTGGTGCACGACCTCGCTTACGCCGACATCGTGTTCGACGGCTACCAGGCGCCTTCGATCCTGCAGGTGCCTGGTGCGCGCGACGTCGCGGTCGAGTTCTTCACGATGTCAAAGAGCTACAACATGGCGGGCTGGCGCGTGGGCTTCATGGTCGGCAACCGCGAGCTCGTCACCGCGCTCGCGCGCATGAAGAGCTATCACGACTACGGCACGTTCACGCCCATTCAGGTCGCCTCGATCGTCGCGCTCGAAGGGCCGCAGGAATGCGTCGAGGACGTGCGCATGAGCTACCAGCGCCGGCGCGACGTGCTCTGCAGCGGCCTGCACGCATGCGGCTGGAACGTCGAGGTGCCCAGGGCGACGATGTACGTCTGGGCGCCGATCCCGGAGCAGTACAAGGCGATGGGCTCGCTCGAGTTCTCCAAGAAGCTCCTGGTCGAAGCCAAGGTCGCGGTCGCGCCCGGCGTCGGTTTCGGCCACTACGGCGACGGCCACGTGCGCTTCGCCATGATCGAAAACGAGGCGCGCACGCGCCAGGCGGTGCGCGGCATCAAGGAAATGTTCAGGAAAGACGGTCTTTTGTGA
- a CDS encoding homoserine dehydrogenase, with protein sequence MKPINVGLLGIGTVGGGAWTVLRRNQEEIGRRAGSTIAMKMVADKDIDKVRGIVGERAIVTGDANEVVSNREIDIVVELIGGTGIARELVLKAIANGKHVVTANKALLAQHGNEIFEAAQKHGVMVGFEGAVAGGIPIIKSLREGLTANRIEWIAGIINGTSNFILSEMREKGASFADVLAQAQRLGYAEADPTFDIEGHDAAHKLTIMAAIGFGIPMQFESAYIEGISKLTREDIAYAEELGYRIKLLGIAKRKEKGIELRVHPTLIPEKRLIANVEGVMNAILVKGDAVGQTMYYGAGAGAEPTASAVVADLVDVARMMTADPEHRVPHLAFQPGKLSDTPILPMSEVETSYYFRMRAFDKPGVLADITRILADLDISIDAMVQKEPHEGEDQVDIIMLTHQTIEKNVDAALAKIEKLPVIAGKVTRIRLENLN encoded by the coding sequence GTGAAACCGATCAATGTAGGCCTGCTCGGCATCGGCACGGTGGGCGGCGGCGCGTGGACCGTGCTCCGCCGCAACCAGGAAGAGATCGGCCGCCGCGCCGGCTCGACCATCGCCATGAAGATGGTCGCGGACAAGGACATCGACAAGGTGCGCGGCATCGTCGGCGAGCGCGCGATCGTCACCGGCGACGCCAACGAGGTCGTGTCCAACAGGGAGATCGACATCGTCGTCGAGCTGATCGGCGGCACCGGCATCGCGCGCGAGCTCGTGCTGAAGGCGATCGCCAACGGCAAGCACGTCGTCACCGCCAACAAGGCGCTGCTCGCCCAGCACGGCAACGAGATCTTCGAAGCCGCGCAGAAGCACGGCGTGATGGTCGGCTTCGAAGGCGCGGTCGCCGGCGGCATCCCCATCATCAAGTCGCTGCGCGAAGGCCTCACCGCCAACCGCATCGAGTGGATCGCCGGCATCATCAACGGCACCAGCAACTTCATCCTGTCGGAGATGCGCGAGAAAGGCGCGTCGTTCGCGGACGTGCTGGCGCAAGCGCAGCGCCTCGGCTACGCAGAGGCCGATCCGACGTTCGACATCGAGGGCCACGACGCCGCGCACAAGCTGACGATCATGGCCGCGATCGGCTTCGGCATCCCGATGCAGTTCGAGTCCGCCTACATCGAAGGCATCTCGAAGCTCACCCGTGAGGACATTGCCTACGCGGAGGAGCTGGGCTATCGCATCAAGCTGCTCGGCATCGCCAAGCGCAAGGAGAAAGGCATCGAGCTGCGGGTGCATCCCACGCTCATCCCGGAAAAGCGCCTGATCGCCAACGTCGAAGGCGTGATGAACGCGATCCTCGTGAAGGGCGATGCGGTGGGCCAGACGATGTACTACGGGGCCGGGGCCGGCGCCGAGCCGACGGCTTCGGCGGTGGTCGCCGACCTCGTCGACGTCGCGCGCATGATGACCGCCGACCCCGAGCACCGCGTGCCGCACCTCGCTTTTCAGCCGGGCAAGCTCAGCGACACGCCCATCCTGCCGATGAGCGAGGTGGAGACGTCGTACTACTTCCGCATGCGTGCGTTCGACAAGCCCGGCGTGCTCGCCGACATCACGCGCATCCTCGCCGACCTCGACATCTCCATCGACGCGATGGTCCAGAAGGAACCGCACGAAGGCGAGGACCAGGTCGACATCATCATGCTCACCCACCAGACCATCGAGAAGAACGTCGATGCGGCGCTGGCGAAGATCGAAAAATTGCCGGTGATCGCGGGCAAGGTCACGCGCATCCGGCTCGAAAACCTCAATTAA
- the thrC gene encoding threonine synthase has product MAHYQGLIEQYRDRLPVDDQTPVISLNEGNTPLIELTNLPKQIGRNVRIYAKFDGLNPTGSFKDRGMTMAVTKAVEAGARAIICASTGNTSAAAAAYAARAGIACFVLIPEGKIALGKLSQAMMHGSVVIQIRGNFDDGMRLVQQAAETTGVALVNSINPFRPQGQKTIAFEVVEALGDAPDYHALPVGNAGNIGAHWAGYSEMACEQTKACAYCEGKCPFHREKKATKRPIMVGYQAAGSAPIVRGKIVENPETVATAIRIGNPASWELALNAQRESGGWFAECTDEEILAAQKLLAQTEGVFCEPASAISIAGVLKDLEAGRIREGVTIVCTLTGHGLKDPDTAISQCVKPLTVDAELAAIEGIIRENLPKA; this is encoded by the coding sequence ATGGCTCATTACCAAGGTCTCATCGAACAGTATCGCGACCGCCTCCCGGTCGACGACCAAACCCCCGTCATCTCGCTCAACGAAGGCAACACGCCGCTCATCGAGCTGACCAATCTGCCGAAACAGATCGGCAGGAACGTCCGCATCTACGCCAAGTTCGACGGTCTCAACCCGACCGGCTCGTTCAAGGACCGCGGCATGACCATGGCGGTGACCAAAGCGGTCGAAGCGGGCGCCAGGGCGATCATCTGCGCATCGACGGGCAACACCTCCGCCGCGGCGGCCGCGTATGCGGCGCGCGCCGGCATCGCGTGCTTCGTGCTCATCCCCGAAGGCAAGATCGCGCTGGGCAAGCTGTCGCAGGCGATGATGCACGGCTCGGTCGTGATCCAGATTCGCGGCAACTTCGACGACGGCATGCGCCTGGTGCAGCAGGCCGCCGAGACGACCGGGGTCGCGCTGGTGAACTCGATCAACCCGTTCCGGCCGCAAGGGCAGAAGACGATCGCCTTCGAGGTCGTCGAAGCGCTCGGCGACGCGCCCGACTACCACGCGCTGCCGGTCGGTAACGCCGGCAACATCGGCGCGCACTGGGCGGGCTACAGCGAGATGGCGTGCGAGCAGACCAAGGCGTGCGCGTACTGCGAAGGGAAGTGCCCGTTCCACCGCGAGAAAAAAGCGACGAAGCGACCGATCATGGTCGGCTACCAGGCCGCGGGCTCGGCGCCCATCGTGCGCGGCAAGATCGTCGAGAATCCGGAGACCGTTGCCACCGCGATCCGCATCGGCAATCCGGCGTCGTGGGAGCTCGCCCTCAACGCGCAGCGCGAGTCCGGCGGCTGGTTCGCCGAGTGCACCGACGAGGAGATCCTCGCCGCGCAAAAGCTCCTCGCCCAGACCGAAGGTGTCTTCTGCGAGCCCGCATCGGCGATCTCGATCGCGGGCGTATTGAAGGACCTCGAAGCCGGACGCATCCGCGAAGGCGTGACCATCGTCTGCACGCTCACCGGGCATGGGCTGAAAGACCCCGACACCGCGATCTCGCAATGCGTGAAGCCGCTGACGGTGGACGCGGAGCTGGCGGCGATCGAGGGGATCATTCGGGAGAACCTCCCGAAGGCTTAA